A region of the Candidatus Limnocylindria bacterium genome:
ACGGCCCGCGCGACGTCGCCCTGAATCGCTTCCTCGGTCTTGCGATGCGGTTGCCCTTTGTTCCGCTGACCGGAAGTGGCCGTCAGCTGCTCGCGCCGGTCTTCGTCGACGACGTCGCGCGGCTCGCAGCGGACGTGATCCGCGCTGCTGAAGCCCGCGATCAGGTCTTCGAGGTCGGTGGGCCGGACATCCTGTCGATGCGCGACGTCATCCGCGTGGCGCTGCGGGTCGCCGGTCTTCGCCGTCCGCTGCTCCCCGCGCCCGCTGCGCTTCTGAAGCTCGCGGCTTGGCCGCTGCAGTTCCTCCCGCACGCGCCGCTCACGCCCGATGCCGTCGACTTCGTGAACCAGCCGGCGACGGTGGACACGGCGCCGCTCCTTGCGCGCATGCCGCGCCGGCTCACTCCGCTGGCCGAGGGTCTCGGCAGCTACCTCACACCGCCCCCGGCCAGCCAAACGAGCGCCGGCGTGGGCTCGTCGCCTAAGGTGAGCGTCACATGAGCGAGGCGTTCGGCGTCCTGACCGACGGCACGTGCACGCTCCCCTCCGGGGCGTTTCGGGCACTGGAGGTCGGCGTCGTCCCGCTCCACGTGCGCATCGGAGCGGACTCGTACACCTCAGGTGGCGACGGCGATCTCTCGCACACGCGCTTCTACGAGCTGATCGGCGATCGTGCGCATCACCCCTCAACGTCCCAACCCAGTCCCGGTGAGTGGCTCGCGCTCTTCGACGCGGCTCGTGCGCGGGGTCAGCAGGACCTGCTCGTCATCACGATCGCGTCGGAGATGTCCGGCACGCATGCGAGCGCGATGGCGGCGGCGCGCATGACCGGCCCGAAGGTCGTTGTGGTCGACTCGCGGACGAACTCCGGCGGGCAGGGCCTCATCGTGGACGCGGTCGCTCGCGCGCGCCAGCAGGGCTGCTCGTTCGATGACGCGGTCGCGCTCGCGCAGCGCCTGGCCGGCAAGCCGCGGATCTTCGCCTACGTCGACACTCTCGAGTACCTGCGGCGCAGTGGCCGCGTCCCGGCCGCGCAGGCGATCTTCGGCTCGCTGCTGCACATCAAGCCGATCGTGCGGATCGTCGACGGACGCACCGAGCCGATCGGCCGAGTCCGCACGCGCCCGCGCGCGCTCGCGCGGCTCAAGGAGCTCGCGGCAGAAATGGTCGACGGCCGAGCTGGCGTCAAGATCGCGGTCGTGCACACGAAC
Encoded here:
- a CDS encoding NAD(P)H-binding protein — encoded protein: AAAAAGVRRIVYISGAGAASDSPRSWFRAKWRAERAVRESGIAYTIIRPTWVYGPRDVALNRFLGLAMRLPFVPLTGSGRQLLAPVFVDDVARLAADVIRAAEARDQVFEVGGPDILSMRDVIRVALRVAGLRRPLLPAPAALLKLAAWPLQFLPHAPLTPDAVDFVNQPATVDTAPLLARMPRRLTPLAEGLGSYLTPPPASQTSAGVGSSPKVSVT
- a CDS encoding DegV family protein, producing MSEAFGVLTDGTCTLPSGAFRALEVGVVPLHVRIGADSYTSGGDGDLSHTRFYELIGDRAHHPSTSQPSPGEWLALFDAARARGQQDLLVITIASEMSGTHASAMAAARMTGPKVVVVDSRTNSGGQGLIVDAVARARQQGCSFDDAVALAQRLAGKPRIFAYVDTLEYLRRSGRVPAAQAIFGSLLHIKPIVRIVDGRTEPIGRVRTRPRALARLKELAAEMVDGRAGVKIAVVHTNAPQIAAELASWAQGAFECAELFCEEAGPVLAAHVGPGVVAIAIMKEDS